The proteins below come from a single Carnobacterium divergens DSM 20623 genomic window:
- a CDS encoding NAD(P)H-dependent oxidoreductase has protein sequence MRTTIITGHPYSKSFNHALVEKITAETNATVINLIEDRFNPVMELEDLAGFSKGMSHDPLVEKYQELLLQTDQLIIVTPIWWYGLPAIYKGFLDKVMLKGFAYTETKGRLVGKLTTIQEVLLVTTSEAPKWYIRYFAGNPIKGLKNRVFKDMGLKKVTWIHQGNIATTTTKKRKAFIQKVVTRARLN, from the coding sequence ATGCGAACAACGATTATCACAGGACATCCCTATTCAAAAAGTTTTAATCACGCACTTGTAGAAAAAATTACAGCAGAAACAAATGCTACCGTAATCAATTTAATTGAGGATCGTTTCAATCCTGTTATGGAACTTGAGGACTTAGCAGGCTTTTCAAAAGGGATGTCACACGACCCTCTTGTTGAAAAGTATCAAGAACTATTATTGCAAACAGATCAGCTCATTATTGTTACACCTATTTGGTGGTACGGTCTGCCAGCAATTTACAAAGGATTTCTCGATAAGGTCATGTTAAAAGGATTTGCTTATACTGAAACTAAAGGGCGTTTAGTAGGAAAGCTAACAACGATTCAAGAAGTTCTTCTCGTTACCACTTCAGAAGCACCTAAATGGTATATTCGTTATTTTGCTGGAAATCCTATTAAAGGACTTAAAAATAGAGTATTTAAAGATATGGGCCTAAAAAAAGTAACTTGGATTCATCAGGGAAACATTGCAACAACTACCACAAAAAAAAGAAAAGCTTTCATTCAAAAAGTTGTGACTCGTGCACGTTTAAACTAA
- the coaA gene encoding type I pantothenate kinase has protein sequence MKESATYHIIERDEWQEFYQNSVAPLTKIELEQLKGLNDRISLTDVEEVYIPIAHLVDIYLKQYEDLQENKLRFLKKNVEKKPFIIGIAGSVAVGKSTTARLLQMILSRVYKTKRVELITTDGFLYPNHELEKRGIMDKKGFPESYDMNRLINFLGDVKNGVPHVGAPLYSHEIYDIIPEEFEYIDQPDILIVEGINVLQLPQNQQIYVSDFFDFSIFVDAEPDLIEQWYLERFGLLLKTAFKDPTNYYYSYAIGNQEEAFTMARDVWKRVNLTNLEEYIMPTRNRADLIIHKTTNHKIDQLYLRKY, from the coding sequence ATGAAGGAATCAGCGACATATCATATAATTGAGCGGGATGAATGGCAAGAATTTTATCAAAATAGTGTCGCTCCTTTGACGAAAATAGAATTAGAACAGCTAAAAGGATTAAATGATCGAATATCTTTGACGGATGTTGAAGAAGTGTATATCCCTATCGCTCATTTAGTTGATATTTATTTAAAGCAATATGAAGATCTACAAGAAAATAAACTGCGTTTCTTAAAGAAAAATGTAGAGAAAAAGCCGTTCATTATTGGCATTGCAGGAAGTGTAGCAGTAGGAAAGAGCACGACAGCACGTCTCTTACAGATGATTTTATCGCGTGTTTATAAAACCAAGCGTGTTGAATTGATTACGACGGATGGCTTTTTATACCCTAATCATGAGCTAGAAAAACGTGGCATTATGGATAAAAAGGGATTTCCTGAAAGTTATGATATGAATCGCTTGATTAACTTTTTAGGAGACGTGAAAAATGGCGTTCCTCATGTTGGGGCACCACTTTATTCACATGAGATCTACGACATTATTCCAGAGGAATTTGAATATATTGACCAACCCGATATTTTGATTGTAGAAGGCATCAACGTGTTACAATTGCCTCAAAATCAACAAATTTACGTCAGCGACTTTTTTGATTTTTCCATTTTTGTGGATGCGGAGCCAGATTTAATTGAACAGTGGTATTTAGAACGGTTTGGCTTATTGCTTAAAACAGCCTTTAAAGACCCGACAAACTACTATTACTCCTATGCCATAGGAAATCAGGAAGAAGCCTTTACAATGGCGCGAGACGTCTGGAAACGAGTGAATTTAACGAATCTAGAAGAATACATTATGCCCACGCGAAATCGAGCCGATTTGATTATTCATAAAACCACCAATCACAAAATCGACCAACTGTATTTAAGAAAATATTAG
- a CDS encoding DUF3130 family protein encodes MTKIATNEAVVSSLSKEMVQATQEVNFSLKKSISYSNSQAATTLKSCLSDIKEATQEFQTGVDTDVKNLKKIHEAIKKTDQEWGVN; translated from the coding sequence ATGACAAAAATAGCCACAAATGAAGCAGTCGTTTCCAGTCTATCAAAAGAAATGGTTCAAGCGACTCAAGAAGTGAACTTTTCATTAAAAAAATCAATTTCATATTCAAACAGTCAAGCAGCGACGACGTTAAAATCCTGTTTGTCAGATATAAAAGAAGCAACTCAGGAGTTTCAAACAGGCGTTGATACCGACGTTAAAAATCTCAAAAAAATTCATGAAGCTATTAAGAAAACCGATCAAGAATGGGGGGTCAACTAA
- the mvk gene encoding mevalonate kinase, which translates to MNQEPKKGFGTANGKIILMGEHAVVYGEPAIAIPFPAVSIQTTIEQKIGPATLDCTFYRGLLQEAPLRLNSLLTAISETLAVLKKSAVDFSITITSMVPPERGMGSSAAVAVATIRALYDYFNQPLEREQLMHLIDVAETIAHGNPSGLDAAMTSGTTPLYYVKNQAFEAFDLNLNGCLIVADTGITGQTKKAIQLIEEQFITHQAATQQKITQLGTLSKQAKLALSSNDKETLGESMNQAHHLLQQLGVSNSTLDLLVDTAIENGAFGAKLTGGGLGGCMIALAETQTDADWIALKLKQNGAKNTWIYQMGANQIEK; encoded by the coding sequence ATGAATCAAGAGCCAAAAAAGGGATTCGGGACAGCTAATGGAAAAATTATCTTAATGGGAGAACACGCTGTCGTTTACGGAGAGCCAGCGATTGCAATTCCTTTTCCAGCAGTTTCCATCCAAACAACAATTGAACAAAAAATTGGACCTGCAACTCTTGACTGCACCTTTTATCGTGGCTTATTACAAGAGGCTCCATTACGACTCAACAGTTTATTAACAGCCATTTCTGAAACACTTGCCGTTTTAAAGAAATCTGCTGTTGATTTTTCAATTACAATTACAAGTATGGTTCCACCGGAACGTGGCATGGGGTCAAGTGCTGCCGTTGCCGTTGCGACAATCAGAGCTTTGTATGATTATTTCAATCAGCCTCTTGAAAGAGAACAATTAATGCATCTAATTGATGTTGCTGAAACGATCGCTCATGGCAATCCCAGTGGCTTAGATGCTGCCATGACGAGTGGGACTACACCCCTTTATTATGTGAAAAACCAAGCTTTTGAAGCCTTTGATTTAAATCTTAATGGCTGCTTGATTGTTGCAGATACTGGCATTACGGGACAAACAAAAAAAGCGATTCAACTAATTGAAGAGCAATTTATCACCCATCAAGCAGCTACTCAACAAAAAATCACCCAACTAGGAACTCTTTCAAAACAAGCAAAACTAGCATTAAGCAGCAATGATAAAGAAACGCTTGGCGAAAGTATGAACCAAGCACATCATTTACTTCAACAGTTAGGTGTTAGCAATTCAACCTTAGATTTACTGGTGGATACGGCAATTGAGAATGGCGCATTTGGTGCAAAATTAACCGGTGGTGGTTTAGGCGGTTGCATGATTGCCTTAGCAGAAACACAAACTGATGCTGACTGGATTGCACTAAAATTAAAGCAAAACGGTGCTAAAAATACGTGGATTTATCAGATGGGAGCAAATCAAATTGAAAAATAG
- a CDS encoding MerR family transcriptional regulator, producing MQRIKAFSDKLAIPASSIRYYEKKGLLETKRTENKYRVYDGEDEQRLKLILVMKYSGFSIKEIKELLSFSNTPDEEDCIKRTNDLLLTKREELLVKIANYQKIIDLLDLMRPLAIAEVTEETTKTLNDLVNLIFDNNLEEE from the coding sequence ATGCAACGAATTAAAGCTTTTTCAGATAAATTAGCAATTCCAGCTTCTTCCATTCGATATTATGAAAAAAAAGGATTGCTTGAAACAAAAAGAACTGAAAATAAATACCGCGTGTATGATGGAGAGGATGAACAACGCTTAAAGCTGATTTTAGTTATGAAATATTCAGGTTTTTCCATTAAAGAGATAAAAGAATTGCTATCCTTTAGTAATACACCTGATGAAGAGGACTGCATTAAACGAACGAATGATTTATTGTTAACTAAACGAGAAGAACTACTAGTAAAAATAGCAAATTATCAAAAGATTATTGATTTACTTGATTTAATGAGACCCCTTGCAATCGCTGAGGTAACAGAGGAAACAACTAAAACTCTAAATGATCTTGTGAACTTAATTTTTGACAATAATCTTGAGGAGGAATAA
- a CDS encoding GNAT family N-acetyltransferase — protein sequence MIHFQSIEKKKRDPYFDLLLIGDEGVTEVEKYLDKGELLLVLMDQFAIGVMLFIPVDQTTIELKNFGLLPEWQRKGFGGQALMLAIAYYRERYQKMEVGTGNSSLDNLAFYQKCGFRMVAIKSNFFSNYAEPIYENGIRCLDLVVFEKTIENN from the coding sequence ATGATACACTTTCAATCAATTGAAAAAAAGAAGCGAGACCCTTATTTTGACCTGTTGTTGATTGGAGATGAGGGGGTTACTGAAGTTGAAAAGTACCTTGACAAGGGAGAGCTATTGTTAGTGTTAATGGATCAGTTTGCGATAGGTGTGATGTTATTTATTCCAGTTGATCAAACAACAATTGAATTGAAAAACTTTGGTCTTTTACCTGAATGGCAAAGGAAAGGTTTTGGTGGACAGGCATTAATGCTAGCGATAGCTTATTATCGTGAACGCTATCAAAAAATGGAAGTAGGGACAGGGAACTCTAGCTTAGACAATTTAGCATTTTATCAAAAATGTGGATTTCGGATGGTAGCAATTAAATCAAATTTTTTTAGCAACTATGCAGAACCCATTTACGAAAACGGCATTCGGTGTTTGGATTTGGTTGTTTTTGAAAAAACGATTGAGAACAACTAA
- the mvaD gene encoding diphosphomevalonate decarboxylase, translating to MKNSGRAIAHTNIALIKYWGKKDDALILPMNSSLSLTLDAFYTDTKVTFDSTLKNDQFYLNEQLQDELATQKVSRFLDLVREKAAISTSAIIHSTNHVPTAAGLASSASGLAALAGASSQACDLNLTPTELSRLARRGSGSASRSIFGGFVEWQMGDSDETSYAVPVDDANWDLAMLIVVVNKHEKAVSSRVGMKRTVETSPFYPGWLETTPLDLAEMKQAIQEHDFQKVGEITERNGLKMHGTMLGANPPFSYWESDSIKAMQLVRELRHAGLQCYFTMDAGPNVKVLCKKSELSLVKARFSQLFKEEQLISAGVGPGIRLL from the coding sequence TTGAAAAATAGTGGTCGCGCGATCGCACATACCAATATTGCCTTAATTAAATATTGGGGAAAAAAAGACGATGCTCTAATTTTACCAATGAATAGCAGTCTTTCTCTAACGTTAGATGCCTTTTACACAGATACAAAAGTTACCTTTGATTCAACACTTAAAAACGATCAATTTTACTTAAACGAACAGCTTCAAGATGAACTGGCAACTCAAAAAGTCAGCCGTTTTTTAGATTTAGTTCGTGAAAAAGCAGCCATTTCAACGTCTGCAATCATCCATAGTACCAACCATGTTCCAACAGCAGCAGGTTTGGCTTCATCTGCTTCAGGCTTAGCCGCTTTAGCTGGTGCTAGCAGTCAAGCTTGTGATTTAAACTTAACGCCAACTGAACTATCTCGCTTAGCTAGAAGGGGGTCAGGTTCTGCTTCACGAAGTATTTTTGGCGGCTTTGTAGAATGGCAAATGGGAGATAGCGATGAAACGTCCTATGCTGTTCCCGTTGATGATGCCAATTGGGATCTTGCTATGCTAATCGTTGTCGTCAACAAACATGAAAAAGCCGTATCAAGCCGTGTTGGTATGAAACGCACGGTTGAGACATCCCCTTTCTATCCAGGCTGGCTTGAAACAACGCCACTTGATTTAGCAGAAATGAAACAAGCCATTCAAGAACATGATTTCCAAAAAGTTGGCGAAATTACAGAACGAAATGGTTTGAAAATGCACGGCACCATGCTTGGCGCTAACCCTCCCTTTTCTTATTGGGAATCAGATAGCATCAAAGCCATGCAACTCGTTCGTGAGCTACGTCATGCAGGACTTCAGTGTTATTTTACAATGGATGCTGGTCCAAATGTAAAAGTGCTATGTAAAAAATCTGAGCTATCATTAGTCAAAGCTCGTTTTAGTCAACTATTTAAAGAAGAACAATTAATTTCAGCAGGCGTTGGTCCTGGTATTCGTTTACTCTAA
- the guaA gene encoding glutamine-hydrolyzing GMP synthase — MTTIEKIIVLDFGSQYNQLITRRIREFGVYSELLSHKITAEEIKTMNVKGIIFSGGPNSVYDEGAFKIDPAIFDLGIPILGICYGMQLMTDVLGGKVEAANNREYGKAEIVIEDATAPLFKGLAKEETVWMSHGDLVTKVPEGFTISATSAHCPIASMYDSKRNFHAVQFHPEVRHSVNGNEILKHFTFDICECAGDWSISNFIELEIAKIRETVGDKKVLLGLSGGVDSSVVGVLLQKAIGDQLTCIFVDHGLLRKNEGDQVMGSLEGKFGLNIIRVDAKERFMEKLAGVSDPEQKRKIIGNEFVYVFDDEATKLDGIDFLAQGTLYTDVVESGTDTAQTIKSHHNVGGLPEDMQFKLIEPLNTLFKDEVRELGIELGMPESLVWRQPFPGPGLGIRVLGEITEEKLEIVRESDMILRDEIANAGLDRDIWQYFTVLPGIRSVGVMGDGRTYDYTVGIRAVTSIDGMTADFARIPWDVLQKISVRIVNEVSHVNRIVYDITSKPPATVEWE; from the coding sequence ATGACAACGATTGAAAAAATTATTGTGCTTGACTTTGGAAGTCAATACAACCAATTAATTACTAGACGCATCCGTGAATTCGGTGTCTATTCTGAATTACTTTCTCATAAAATCACTGCGGAAGAAATCAAAACGATGAACGTTAAAGGGATTATCTTCTCAGGAGGACCAAACAGTGTTTATGATGAGGGTGCATTTAAAATTGACCCAGCTATCTTTGACTTAGGAATTCCAATTTTAGGAATTTGTTACGGAATGCAATTGATGACGGATGTATTAGGTGGAAAAGTTGAAGCAGCCAATAACCGTGAATACGGAAAAGCTGAAATCGTGATTGAAGACGCCACTGCTCCATTATTTAAAGGATTAGCAAAAGAAGAAACGGTTTGGATGAGTCATGGTGATTTAGTAACTAAAGTCCCAGAAGGCTTTACTATTTCAGCAACAAGTGCTCATTGTCCAATTGCTTCAATGTATGACAGCAAACGTAACTTCCATGCAGTTCAATTCCATCCAGAAGTACGCCACTCCGTTAACGGAAACGAAATCTTAAAACATTTTACATTTGATATTTGTGAGTGTGCAGGAGATTGGAGTATTTCAAACTTTATCGAGCTTGAAATTGCAAAAATTCGCGAAACAGTAGGCGACAAAAAAGTTCTACTTGGTTTATCAGGCGGAGTAGATTCAAGTGTTGTTGGTGTTCTTTTACAAAAAGCAATCGGGGATCAATTAACCTGTATCTTTGTTGACCACGGCTTATTACGTAAAAATGAAGGCGATCAAGTAATGGGAAGCCTTGAAGGTAAATTTGGTTTGAACATTATTCGTGTTGATGCAAAAGAACGCTTTATGGAAAAATTAGCTGGCGTAAGCGATCCAGAACAAAAACGTAAAATTATTGGAAATGAATTTGTTTATGTTTTTGATGATGAAGCAACTAAATTAGACGGAATTGATTTCTTGGCACAAGGAACACTTTATACAGATGTAGTTGAAAGTGGAACCGACACTGCCCAAACAATCAAATCACACCACAATGTTGGTGGACTTCCAGAAGATATGCAATTTAAATTAATCGAACCTTTAAATACTCTATTTAAAGATGAAGTTCGTGAATTAGGAATCGAGTTGGGCATGCCTGAAAGTTTAGTATGGCGTCAACCATTCCCAGGTCCAGGTCTAGGAATTCGAGTTCTTGGCGAAATTACTGAAGAAAAATTAGAAATCGTTCGCGAAAGTGATATGATTTTACGCGATGAGATTGCTAATGCAGGTCTTGACCGTGACATCTGGCAATATTTCACCGTTCTACCTGGCATCCGTAGTGTTGGTGTTATGGGAGACGGCCGTACGTATGACTACACTGTTGGAATCCGTGCGGTAACTTCAATCGATGGAATGACAGCTGACTTTGCACGTATCCCTTGGGATGTTTTGCAAAAAATCTCTGTTCGTATTGTTAATGAAGTAAGTCATGTAAATCGTATTGTGTATGATATTACGAGTAAGCCACCTGCAACTGTGGAGTGGGAATAA
- a CDS encoding phosphomevalonate kinase, with protein MIEASAPGKLYIAGEYAVVEAGHPAIIVAVDQFITVRLTHAENYGSIRSFQYGELPILWTRQNGELVLDKRENPFHYILEAMNLTERFAKEQGKELSFYELTVTSELDNSNGKKYGLGSSGAVTVATVKALSKYYELNLSKEQIFKIAALAHLFVQGNGSCGDIAASVYGGWIAFKTFDRDWVLAKEKELSLSELLKLDWPSLSILPLTPPRDLRLIIGWTGSPASTSNLVDKVNDQRKLDVTAYETFLKNSTNCVNAIIEAFQNGDIEIIQKQIRVNRQLLLSMSAKTNVIIETPALKKLCDLAETFNGAAKSSGAGGGDCGIVVFQQKEGLLPLVTAWEEVGITTLPLHVFTEKNGTSKK; from the coding sequence ATGATTGAAGCTTCAGCCCCCGGCAAGTTGTATATTGCTGGAGAATACGCCGTCGTAGAAGCAGGACATCCTGCAATTATTGTCGCCGTTGACCAATTTATTACGGTTCGTTTAACTCACGCAGAAAATTATGGAAGCATTCGCTCTTTTCAATATGGCGAACTCCCTATTCTTTGGACAAGACAAAATGGAGAACTCGTATTAGACAAACGCGAGAATCCTTTTCATTATATTTTAGAAGCGATGAATTTAACTGAACGTTTTGCAAAGGAGCAAGGCAAAGAATTATCTTTTTATGAGCTGACTGTCACAAGTGAATTAGACAATTCAAATGGGAAGAAATACGGTTTAGGCTCAAGTGGCGCCGTAACCGTGGCAACTGTTAAAGCACTTTCGAAATATTATGAATTGAACTTATCAAAAGAACAAATCTTTAAAATCGCTGCTTTAGCTCATTTATTTGTACAAGGGAACGGTTCTTGTGGAGATATTGCTGCAAGCGTCTATGGCGGTTGGATTGCCTTTAAAACCTTTGATCGTGATTGGGTCTTAGCAAAAGAAAAAGAATTAAGTCTAAGCGAACTTTTAAAATTAGACTGGCCCTCTTTATCCATTTTGCCTTTAACGCCTCCACGTGACTTGCGTCTCATCATTGGCTGGACAGGTTCACCTGCGTCAACTTCAAATCTTGTTGATAAGGTGAATGATCAACGTAAACTTGATGTGACTGCCTACGAAACCTTTTTAAAAAACAGCACAAACTGCGTTAATGCTATTATCGAAGCTTTTCAAAATGGCGATATCGAAATCATTCAAAAACAAATTCGGGTAAATCGTCAATTACTGCTTTCAATGAGCGCCAAAACGAACGTCATAATTGAAACACCCGCCTTGAAAAAACTTTGTGATCTAGCAGAAACCTTTAATGGCGCTGCAAAATCATCTGGTGCAGGCGGAGGAGATTGCGGAATTGTCGTTTTCCAACAAAAAGAAGGCTTGCTTCCATTAGTGACAGCTTGGGAAGAAGTAGGAATCACGACGCTACCTCTCCATGTTTTTACAGAAAAAAATGGCACCTCAAAAAAATAA
- the fni gene encoding type 2 isopentenyl-diphosphate Delta-isomerase, translating into MSQLNRKNEHVEIAEKFFNKPKQSDYDSLAFVHQSFPEMSVNDVDIRTSFLDFHMSSPFYINAMTGGSEKTEKINAQLAQVAAATGVAIASGSQSAALKDPNVTSSFKVLRQYNPAGLIFANLGADHSVENALRAIDMLQANAIQLHVNAPQELIMPEGDRDFHHWLTSIEAVVKQVDVPVIVKEVGFGMSRNTLSLLNEIGVETVDLSGRGGTNFAAIENVRRASHSLDFLENWGQSTIISLLEAQSFLTKMNLLASGGVRNSFDIIKSLSLGAKAVGASGFFLHSILNDGVDSTIQTIENWQEELKLMMTLLGKKTIPELQETDLIISGSVRDWCLAREIDYQQFAKRS; encoded by the coding sequence GTGTCCCAATTAAATCGTAAAAATGAACATGTTGAAATTGCTGAAAAATTTTTCAACAAACCAAAACAATCAGACTATGATTCACTAGCCTTTGTCCATCAATCTTTTCCTGAAATGTCTGTTAATGATGTGGATATTCGTACTTCCTTTTTAGATTTTCATATGTCCTCTCCTTTTTATATCAATGCAATGACTGGCGGAAGTGAAAAAACAGAAAAAATTAATGCCCAGCTTGCTCAAGTAGCGGCAGCTACTGGTGTTGCGATTGCTTCTGGCTCACAAAGCGCTGCTTTAAAAGACCCTAACGTCACTAGTTCCTTCAAGGTGTTGCGCCAATACAATCCAGCTGGTCTTATTTTTGCAAACCTTGGTGCAGATCATTCGGTTGAAAATGCACTTCGCGCCATTGACATGCTTCAAGCAAATGCGATTCAATTACACGTAAATGCCCCTCAAGAGCTGATTATGCCTGAAGGCGATCGTGATTTCCATCATTGGCTAACCTCAATCGAGGCCGTCGTGAAACAAGTGGATGTGCCTGTGATTGTCAAAGAAGTTGGCTTTGGAATGAGCCGCAATACCCTTTCGTTGTTAAATGAAATTGGTGTAGAAACCGTTGATCTAAGTGGACGAGGCGGTACTAATTTTGCTGCAATTGAAAATGTTCGTCGTGCTTCTCATTCTCTTGATTTCTTAGAAAATTGGGGACAATCAACAATTATTTCCTTATTGGAAGCTCAATCTTTCTTAACGAAAATGAATCTACTTGCTTCTGGTGGCGTACGAAATTCCTTCGACATTATTAAATCTCTTTCTTTAGGTGCCAAAGCAGTTGGTGCATCAGGATTCTTCCTACATTCTATTTTAAACGATGGCGTTGATTCAACCATTCAAACGATTGAAAATTGGCAAGAAGAACTAAAACTCATGATGACGCTCCTTGGTAAAAAGACAATTCCTGAATTGCAAGAAACCGATCTTATTATTAGTGGATCTGTTCGTGATTGGTGTCTAGCTAGAGAAATTGATTACCAGCAGTTTGCGAAGCGATCTTAA
- a CDS encoding RidA family protein, which yields MSNDNVVLARNTKQAPQNPFYSQTVAFSHYNHLSAQLPIDPLSGKLLSGSVTEQAEQCLKNIKAILTSIDHVMNDIVRLTIFVKTIKEIEAVEKVYQTFFSGYFPSKTVVAVDALPMNALVQIEALVSNGEGTIPKAPQAGDLIKLTNNTPLAPIDQFSTQTVAFSHYNNLSAQLPIDPKSGRLVVGGIKEQTRQCLKNIKTILESIDVPFDDIVKTTLFLKNPSDIDAVNEVYATFFPDSAIARTVAYVSARTTVAVSDLPMNALIQIEAVVSHGDGTPPQAIEDRHGLILEANNTKNAPIDALATQSIAFSHYNHLSAQLPIDAKTGKFVAGGVKEQTQQCLENIKTIIEHVDHVMEDVVKVNLYLKDITDLDAVDEVYATFFPSGTPARRTVGVSNLPQDALIQIDVVLGNAEGTPPILA from the coding sequence ATGAGTAACGATAACGTCGTACTAGCAAGAAATACGAAGCAAGCACCACAAAATCCTTTCTATTCACAAACAGTCGCTTTTTCTCATTACAATCATCTTTCCGCTCAATTGCCAATTGATCCACTATCTGGTAAGCTGCTATCTGGATCTGTAACGGAACAAGCTGAACAATGCTTGAAAAATATTAAAGCGATTTTAACTAGTATCGATCATGTGATGAATGATATTGTTCGACTAACTATTTTCGTTAAAACTATCAAAGAGATTGAAGCCGTAGAAAAAGTTTATCAAACCTTCTTTTCAGGCTATTTCCCTTCAAAAACAGTTGTTGCAGTGGATGCTTTACCGATGAACGCTTTGGTACAAATTGAAGCTCTTGTTTCAAATGGCGAAGGAACAATTCCAAAAGCCCCACAAGCAGGCGACTTAATCAAGCTGACAAATAATACACCTCTTGCGCCAATCGACCAATTTTCAACACAAACTGTCGCTTTTTCGCATTACAACAATCTTTCCGCTCAGTTACCTATCGATCCAAAATCTGGTCGCTTAGTAGTGGGTGGTATTAAAGAGCAAACTAGACAGTGTTTGAAGAATATTAAAACGATTTTAGAAAGTATTGATGTTCCTTTTGATGATATTGTTAAAACAACTCTTTTTCTTAAAAACCCTTCAGACATTGACGCTGTAAATGAAGTTTACGCAACCTTCTTCCCAGATTCTGCTATTGCACGAACTGTGGCTTATGTTTCGGCTCGAACAACCGTTGCTGTTTCTGATTTACCAATGAATGCTTTAATTCAAATTGAAGCAGTTGTCTCCCACGGAGATGGCACACCGCCACAAGCAATTGAGGACAGACACGGTCTTATTCTTGAAGCAAACAATACTAAAAACGCACCAATTGATGCTTTAGCGACACAATCGATAGCCTTTTCTCATTATAATCATCTTTCAGCTCAATTGCCTATCGATGCAAAAACAGGTAAATTCGTCGCTGGTGGCGTAAAAGAACAGACGCAACAATGCCTTGAAAATATTAAGACAATTATTGAACATGTTGACCACGTGATGGAGGATGTTGTGAAGGTAAACCTTTATTTAAAAGACATCACCGATCTTGATGCTGTCGATGAAGTATACGCAACCTTCTTTCCTTCAGGAACACCTGCAAGAAGAACCGTTGGCGTATCCAATTTACCTCAAGATGCATTAATTCAAATTGATGTTGTCTTAGGAAATGCCGAAGGAACACCTCCCATTCTAGCGTAA
- a CDS encoding oxidoreductase, with the protein MIHLTNFKALLAKNESETIQTAIEELTLSDLPTGECLIKVHYSSVNYKDALATKKGGGVVRIYPMIPGIDLSGEIVSSTDANFNIGDKVLVTGYQLGTAHFGGFSEYACVPSKWIVPLPTGLTLKEAMIIGTAGFTAALSIHALEQNPLAVTDSILVTGATGGVGSMAIAMLNKLGYQQITAASRKATASTDYLHNIGATTVTTPAELQLEKIKPLEKQLWQGIIDPVGGHGLTQWLAQLSYGGTLALSGNTGGLHFDSTVLPFILRGIHLTGIDSVSCPMALRKSLWNRLATTMKPDHLEMMIDNEITLNELPTAFNKILSGEMTGRTLVKIH; encoded by the coding sequence GTGATACATTTGACTAACTTTAAAGCTTTGCTGGCAAAAAATGAATCGGAGACCATCCAAACAGCAATTGAAGAACTTACTTTAAGCGATTTACCTACAGGAGAGTGCCTTATTAAAGTTCATTATTCTAGCGTAAACTATAAAGACGCCTTAGCCACAAAAAAAGGCGGTGGGGTCGTTCGGATCTACCCGATGATACCTGGAATCGATTTAAGCGGTGAAATTGTTTCTTCTACAGATGCCAATTTTAACATTGGAGACAAAGTATTGGTCACTGGCTATCAGCTAGGAACTGCTCATTTTGGTGGATTTAGCGAGTATGCCTGCGTCCCTAGTAAATGGATTGTCCCATTACCAACGGGCTTAACGTTAAAAGAGGCGATGATTATTGGAACAGCTGGCTTTACGGCTGCGTTATCCATTCACGCGTTGGAGCAAAATCCATTGGCAGTAACTGATTCGATTCTTGTGACTGGCGCTACAGGAGGCGTTGGAAGTATGGCTATTGCGATGCTAAACAAACTAGGCTATCAACAAATCACTGCTGCCTCTCGAAAAGCTACTGCTTCGACAGACTATTTACACAACATTGGAGCAACAACCGTTACAACACCTGCTGAACTTCAATTGGAAAAAATCAAACCGTTAGAAAAACAACTTTGGCAAGGAATCATCGATCCTGTTGGTGGTCATGGACTTACTCAATGGTTAGCCCAATTAAGCTACGGTGGGACACTCGCTTTAAGCGGTAATACTGGAGGCCTTCACTTTGATTCAACCGTTCTTCCATTTATTCTAAGAGGGATTCACTTAACAGGAATTGATTCAGTAAGTTGTCCTATGGCGTTAAGAAAAAGCCTTTGGAATCGCCTTGCAACTACTATGAAACCCGATCATTTAGAAATGATGATTGACAATGAAATTACCTTGAACGAATTGCCTACTGCCTTTAACAAAATTTTATCCGGTGAAATGACTGGTCGTACTTTAGTAAAAATTCATTAA